A genomic window from Terriglobia bacterium includes:
- a CDS encoding OB-fold domain-containing protein, which yields MSESHWIVKQKIEIPFQYTPGPALLRFLEGLRDAKLLASGVPGQARKTIPPLSFCGRTWKPAGEWTELPGTGVLESFAVVPRALAELPQAGARVVFGLVKLDGAETRLVHLVRAEQDTDLRVGARVKVLWNPARSAGIRDIAGFAVVA from the coding sequence ATGAGCGAATCGCACTGGATCGTCAAACAGAAGATCGAAATCCCCTTCCAGTACACCCCGGGGCCGGCCCTGCTGCGCTTTCTCGAAGGCCTGCGCGACGCCAAACTCCTCGCCTCCGGCGTCCCGGGCCAGGCCCGCAAGACCATCCCCCCGCTCTCCTTTTGCGGGCGCACCTGGAAACCTGCCGGCGAATGGACCGAACTGCCCGGCACCGGGGTCCTGGAGTCATTCGCCGTCGTGCCTCGCGCCCTGGCCGAACTGCCCCAAGCCGGTGCGCGCGTGGTCTTCGGCCTCGTCAAGCTCGACGGCGCGGAAACCCGCCTCGTGCATCTCGTTCGTGCAGAGCAGGATACGGATCTGCGCGTGGGCGCGCGTGTGAAAGTCCTGTGGAACCCGGCGCGCTCCGCCGGGATCCGCGACATTGCCGGTTTTGCCGTGGTGGCCTAG
- a CDS encoding FAD-dependent oxidoreductase, with product MKLFEPISFAGLHVKNRVVMPPMGMGYCHPDGSVSDRVVNYYKQRAAGGVGMIVVENCIVDPDVLGVGPELNLFDDKFIPGLARVVDVAKPFGSTIGLQLNHMGRQTTLGKPVAPSPIAISERGPVPRVLNKEDIRYVVDEFVSAARRGQKAGFEFIEIHGAHGYLVCEFISPLSNRRDDEYGGDADRRLRFPREIVQGIRQVCGERFPIQFRISGCEYVPGGLTLADTAYVSQKLVEFGVASISVSAGNWQTLKYIMAPMFMPAGLIAGDAAKIKQAVSVPVIAVGRIHSPDLAEKILSAGQADMVAVGRGLIADPDWAKKAEEGRAGDVRPCISCNTCVDFVSRALEVKCTVNAGLGREYEFEIEPTPHPYRVLVAGGGPAGLEAARVARLRGHHVTLVERDTRLGGKLHLSAAAPSKKEVNSFTDFLSRQVYKLGVHVLLGEQLNRDSLLALQPEVVLLATGSVPVVPPIQGAQQPHVAVAEDVLLERVPVGNRVVIVGGGGTGCETAEWLIERGHKVTVIEMMSHIGLNIEAISRRWMYYEFKKAGVKLLTKCRVLRIEAGQVIYADEQKKEFAEPCDSVIIALGYRPNDSMAFCENDGFPVPVYRIGDCERPGTILDAVTAGANLAAKI from the coding sequence TTGAAACTTTTCGAGCCCATTTCGTTCGCCGGCCTGCACGTGAAAAACCGCGTGGTCATGCCCCCCATGGGCATGGGCTATTGCCACCCGGACGGCAGCGTCTCCGATCGCGTGGTGAACTACTACAAACAGCGCGCCGCCGGCGGCGTGGGCATGATCGTCGTCGAAAATTGCATCGTGGATCCCGACGTTCTCGGCGTCGGCCCGGAGCTCAATCTCTTCGACGACAAATTCATTCCCGGCCTGGCCCGCGTCGTGGACGTTGCCAAGCCCTTCGGGTCCACCATCGGCCTGCAGCTCAATCACATGGGCCGCCAGACCACCCTCGGCAAGCCCGTGGCCCCCAGCCCCATCGCCATCTCCGAGCGCGGCCCCGTGCCCCGCGTCCTGAATAAAGAAGACATCCGCTACGTCGTCGACGAATTCGTTTCCGCCGCCCGCCGCGGGCAGAAGGCCGGTTTCGAGTTCATCGAAATCCACGGCGCGCACGGGTATCTCGTCTGCGAATTTATCTCGCCCCTTTCGAACCGCCGCGACGACGAATACGGCGGCGACGCCGACCGCCGCCTGCGCTTTCCCCGGGAGATCGTCCAGGGCATCCGCCAGGTCTGCGGCGAGCGCTTTCCCATCCAGTTCCGCATTTCCGGCTGCGAGTACGTTCCCGGCGGTCTGACCCTCGCCGACACCGCCTACGTTTCGCAGAAGCTGGTCGAATTCGGCGTGGCCTCCATCAGCGTTTCCGCGGGCAACTGGCAGACCCTCAAGTACATCATGGCTCCCATGTTCATGCCGGCGGGTCTCATCGCCGGCGACGCCGCGAAGATCAAGCAGGCCGTCAGCGTTCCGGTGATCGCCGTCGGCCGCATCCACTCCCCGGACCTCGCCGAAAAAATCCTTAGCGCGGGCCAGGCCGACATGGTGGCTGTCGGCCGCGGCCTGATCGCCGATCCCGACTGGGCGAAAAAAGCGGAAGAGGGCCGCGCCGGCGATGTCCGCCCGTGCATCTCCTGCAACACCTGCGTGGACTTCGTTTCCCGCGCTTTGGAAGTAAAGTGCACGGTGAACGCCGGCCTCGGCCGCGAGTACGAATTCGAGATCGAGCCCACGCCCCATCCCTACCGCGTGCTCGTGGCCGGTGGCGGCCCCGCGGGCCTCGAGGCCGCGCGCGTCGCGCGCCTGCGGGGGCATCACGTCACCCTCGTCGAGCGCGACACCCGTCTCGGCGGCAAGCTGCACCTCTCCGCCGCCGCACCTTCCAAAAAAGAAGTGAACTCTTTTACTGATTTTCTGAGTCGTCAAGTGTATAAACTGGGCGTTCACGTGCTCCTTGGAGAACAGCTCAACCGGGACTCCCTGCTGGCCCTCCAGCCCGAAGTCGTCCTGCTGGCCACCGGCAGCGTGCCGGTGGTGCCCCCCATTCAGGGCGCGCAGCAGCCCCATGTCGCTGTGGCTGAAGACGTGCTCCTCGAGCGCGTGCCGGTCGGCAACCGCGTGGTCATCGTCGGTGGCGGCGGCACCGGCTGCGAAACCGCGGAGTGGCTCATCGAGCGCGGCCACAAAGTAACCGTCATCGAGATGATGTCGCACATCGGCCTCAACATCGAAGCCATCTCCCGCCGCTGGATGTACTACGAGTTCAAGAAAGCCGGCGTCAAGCTGCTCACCAAGTGCCGCGTCCTGCGCATCGAAGCCGGCCAGGTCATCTACGCCGACGAACAGAAGAAGGAATTCGCCGAGCCCTGCGACAGCGTCATCATCGCCCTCGGCTATCGCCCGAACGACAGCATGGCTTTCTGTGAAAATGACGGTTTTCCCGTCCCGGTCTATCGCATTGGGGATTGCGAGCGCCCCGGGACCATCCTGGATGCAGTTACAGCGGGGGCTAACCTTGCGGCAAAAATCTGA
- a CDS encoding acyl-CoA dehydrogenase family protein, with translation MDFSFSDEQQQIRKAVRDFAQKEIAPHVADYDAEGRFPKAIIQKAAELGWMGGIVPPEYGGAGIDFTTQTIILEEISRFCHCVGCALSFPSGLAGSAILRFGTEEQKQKYLKPLAEGKVFAATGVTEPHSGTDVAAMETTCRRDGDHYILNGAKAWISFLDVAEWVLTFATLDRENPRKGICAFLIDRNTPGMTFKPYKHKLGFKPLTTGDVILEDCRVPARNLVGEERQGMHVAMCAVENGRLGVAARALGLAQACLDESVKYAKERIVFGEPIGKFQLVQSMITDMVTAIESARLLTYRLAWVKDHGAKQARKDASIAKMAASDAAMMAATHAVQIHGAYGCSGEYPVSRYFRDAKVFQIVEGQNQLHKALIAEYTLGLRRE, from the coding sequence GTGGACTTTTCTTTTAGCGATGAACAGCAGCAGATCCGCAAGGCCGTGCGCGACTTTGCCCAGAAGGAAATCGCGCCCCATGTGGCCGACTACGACGCCGAGGGGCGTTTCCCCAAAGCCATTATCCAGAAGGCCGCCGAACTCGGCTGGATGGGCGGCATCGTGCCCCCGGAATACGGCGGCGCGGGCATCGACTTCACCACCCAGACCATCATCCTCGAAGAGATCTCCCGCTTCTGCCACTGCGTCGGCTGCGCCCTCTCCTTTCCCAGCGGTTTGGCCGGCTCGGCCATCCTGCGTTTCGGCACCGAGGAGCAGAAGCAGAAATATCTGAAGCCCCTGGCCGAGGGCAAAGTTTTCGCCGCCACCGGCGTCACCGAGCCGCACTCCGGCACGGACGTCGCGGCCATGGAAACCACCTGCCGCCGCGACGGCGATCACTACATCCTCAACGGCGCCAAGGCCTGGATCAGTTTTCTCGACGTCGCCGAATGGGTGCTCACTTTCGCCACCCTCGACCGCGAAAATCCCCGCAAGGGCATCTGCGCCTTTCTCATCGACCGCAACACCCCGGGCATGACCTTCAAGCCCTACAAGCACAAGCTCGGCTTCAAGCCCCTCACCACCGGCGACGTCATCCTCGAGGACTGCCGCGTCCCGGCCAGAAATCTCGTCGGCGAAGAGCGCCAGGGCATGCACGTGGCCATGTGCGCCGTGGAAAACGGCCGCCTGGGCGTGGCCGCGCGCGCTTTGGGTCTCGCGCAAGCCTGCCTCGACGAATCGGTGAAGTACGCCAAAGAGCGCATCGTCTTCGGCGAGCCCATCGGGAAATTCCAGTTGGTGCAGTCCATGATCACGGACATGGTCACCGCCATCGAAAGCGCGCGCCTGCTCACCTACCGCCTGGCCTGGGTCAAGGACCACGGCGCCAAGCAGGCCCGCAAGGATGCCAGCATCGCCAAGATGGCCGCCTCGGACGCCGCCATGATGGCCGCGACGCACGCCGTGCAGATTCACGGCGCCTATGGCTGCTCCGGCGAATATCCCGTCAGCCGCTATTTCCGCGACGCCAAGGTTTTTCAGATCGTCGAAGGGCAGAACCAGTTGCACAAGGCTTTGATCGCGGAGTACACGCTCGGCCTCCGCCGCGAGTAG
- a CDS encoding glucose 1-dehydrogenase translates to MQPLDGKVAIVTGSGRGIGRATALALAVAGAKLIINDLDEEPARQAVEAIRAAGSDALIALGSVASPEVAAAMVEAAHAKWGRLDILVNNAGLTRDAMLHRMTDEQFTLVMDVVVRGSFNMTRACAASWRDAARVEEAAGQRVHRKIVNVSSITGIHGAVGNANYATAKAALIGLTKASARELAPSLVNCNAVAPGIIDTRMTAARETSETPGLGIPAGVRDKIIERMPFGRIGTPGDVADAIVFLASPASDFITGQVLQIDGGMEFIDVVG, encoded by the coding sequence ATGCAACCCCTCGACGGCAAAGTCGCCATCGTCACCGGCTCCGGGCGCGGCATCGGCCGCGCCACGGCGCTGGCTCTCGCCGTTGCCGGAGCAAAACTCATCATCAACGACCTCGACGAAGAGCCCGCGCGGCAAGCCGTCGAGGCCATCCGCGCCGCCGGCAGCGATGCCCTCATCGCCCTCGGCAGCGTGGCCTCCCCGGAAGTCGCCGCGGCCATGGTCGAAGCCGCCCACGCCAAGTGGGGCCGCCTGGACATTCTCGTCAACAACGCCGGCCTCACCCGCGACGCCATGCTCCACCGCATGACCGACGAGCAGTTCACCCTGGTCATGGACGTCGTCGTCCGCGGCAGCTTCAATATGACCCGCGCCTGCGCCGCCAGCTGGCGCGACGCCGCGCGCGTCGAAGAAGCCGCCGGCCAGCGCGTGCATCGCAAGATCGTCAACGTCTCCTCCATCACCGGCATCCACGGCGCCGTCGGCAACGCCAATTACGCCACCGCCAAGGCCGCGCTCATCGGCCTGACCAAGGCTTCCGCGCGCGAGCTCGCTCCCTCCCTCGTCAATTGCAACGCCGTCGCTCCCGGCATCATCGACACGCGCATGACCGCTGCCCGCGAAACCAGCGAAACGCCCGGCCTCGGCATTCCCGCCGGCGTTCGCGACAAAATCATCGAGCGCATGCCCTTCGGCCGCATCGGCACTCCCGGCGATGTCGCCGATGCCATCGTCTTCCTCGCTTCGCCCGCCTCCGACTTCATCACCGGACAGGTGCTGCAGATCGACGGCGGCATGGAATTCATCGACGTAGTGGGATAA
- a CDS encoding 3-oxoacid CoA-transferase subunit B, translating to MPDKPRLSREQIAQRAAQELPDGAYVNLGWGIPNLIANFLPKGITVYFHSENGILGMGARAKPGEEDYDVVDAMKVPVTLLPGASFFHQSDAHLMTRGGHLDVAVMGGLQVAENGDLANWKVPGQKGSGGIGGAMDIATGARKLIICMEHNTKEGAPKVVKKLTYPLTGLACVKIVVTDLAVIDITPEGMVLRDVAPGWTPEEVQRHTEARLIVRGSVPEMRLGA from the coding sequence ATGCCGGATAAACCGCGCCTTTCCCGCGAACAGATCGCCCAGCGCGCCGCGCAGGAGCTGCCCGACGGCGCCTACGTCAATCTCGGCTGGGGCATTCCCAACCTCATCGCCAACTTTCTCCCCAAGGGCATCACCGTCTACTTCCACAGCGAGAACGGCATTCTCGGCATGGGCGCGCGCGCCAAGCCCGGCGAAGAGGACTACGACGTCGTGGACGCCATGAAGGTTCCCGTCACCCTGCTTCCCGGCGCCTCCTTCTTCCACCAGTCCGACGCCCACCTCATGACCCGCGGCGGCCACCTCGATGTCGCCGTCATGGGCGGCCTGCAGGTCGCCGAAAACGGCGATCTCGCCAACTGGAAGGTTCCCGGCCAGAAAGGCTCCGGCGGAATCGGCGGCGCCATGGATATCGCCACCGGCGCGCGCAAGCTCATCATCTGCATGGAGCACAACACCAAGGAAGGCGCGCCCAAGGTCGTCAAGAAGCTCACCTATCCGCTCACCGGCTTGGCCTGCGTCAAAATCGTTGTCACCGATCTCGCCGTCATCGACATCACTCCCGAGGGCATGGTTCTCCGCGACGTTGCCCCGGGCTGGACCCCCGAAGAGGTGCAGCGGCACACCGAAGCGCGCTTGATCGTCCGCGGCAGCGTCCCGGAAATGCGCCTGGGAGCTTGA
- a CDS encoding FAD-dependent oxidoreductase: MAKYDVVVLGAGAAGLAAGALLARQGKKVLVLDRDKHLGGRGMAVPFEGYRLNLGGHLLEDDGFGITRIIDYVGGKLEHGLTSQGMPIWHEGGWKAIQQLYSTDKNELKKVIKILCDTEWSEFDKFDHLPLRTWLQQHTSSEGVIALFEYVAMAECLTENWWDHSASDNLYVRKMHYLHKRMAGYSCWPVGGWHGMFNQLADGLKRHGGELLMETTAQRVIIEKGRVKGVMIERGAPAMMTEAFNWETIECDAVISTLPVWNVLSVVRQKDLPDWYVTQIHTLAQDAYKVCWVGMYVACREPIFTGIHPTELALWFDAPHSRLPGWAFLATGYDPSVAPEGTHLYNCGFAFQGTRSQEWYEQKFSDIEKDLATFYPKLFTGKNIIWKRRHLVANPAFGVFQKPGLVGVFRPDYTAPGVEGLYFASETFRSRGIGVDRAARAGLTCVEKYLGQRIPEFKDSWHD, translated from the coding sequence ATGGCGAAATACGACGTAGTCGTTCTGGGCGCAGGCGCTGCCGGGCTCGCGGCGGGCGCGCTGCTCGCCCGGCAGGGCAAGAAGGTCCTGGTCCTCGACCGCGACAAGCATCTCGGCGGCCGCGGCATGGCCGTGCCCTTCGAAGGCTACCGCCTCAATCTCGGCGGCCACCTCCTCGAGGACGACGGCTTCGGCATCACTAGGATCATCGACTACGTCGGCGGCAAGCTGGAACACGGACTCACCAGCCAGGGCATGCCCATCTGGCACGAAGGCGGCTGGAAAGCCATCCAGCAGCTCTATTCCACCGACAAGAACGAGCTGAAAAAAGTCATCAAGATCCTCTGCGACACCGAGTGGAGCGAGTTCGACAAGTTTGACCATCTCCCCCTGCGCACCTGGCTGCAGCAGCACACCAGCAGCGAAGGAGTCATCGCCCTCTTCGAATACGTGGCCATGGCCGAATGCCTCACCGAAAACTGGTGGGACCACTCCGCCAGCGACAATCTCTACGTCCGCAAGATGCACTACCTGCACAAGCGCATGGCCGGCTACTCCTGCTGGCCCGTGGGCGGCTGGCACGGCATGTTCAATCAGCTGGCCGACGGCCTCAAGCGCCACGGCGGCGAGTTGCTGATGGAAACCACCGCGCAGCGCGTGATTATCGAAAAGGGCCGCGTCAAGGGCGTGATGATCGAGCGCGGCGCACCAGCCATGATGACCGAAGCCTTCAACTGGGAAACCATCGAGTGCGACGCCGTCATCTCCACCCTTCCGGTGTGGAACGTCCTCAGCGTTGTCCGCCAGAAGGACCTGCCCGACTGGTACGTCACCCAGATCCACACCCTCGCCCAGGACGCCTACAAAGTCTGCTGGGTCGGCATGTACGTCGCCTGCCGCGAGCCCATCTTCACCGGCATCCATCCCACCGAGCTGGCTCTGTGGTTCGATGCCCCGCACAGCCGCCTGCCCGGCTGGGCCTTTCTCGCCACCGGCTACGACCCCTCGGTCGCCCCGGAAGGCACGCACCTCTACAACTGCGGCTTCGCCTTCCAGGGCACCCGTTCCCAGGAATGGTACGAGCAGAAATTCAGCGATATCGAGAAGGACCTCGCAACCTTCTACCCCAAGCTTTTTACCGGGAAGAACATCATCTGGAAGCGCCGCCATCTCGTCGCCAATCCGGCCTTCGGCGTCTTCCAGAAGCCCGGCCTGGTCGGCGTCTTCCGCCCCGATTACACCGCTCCCGGCGTGGAAGGCCTGTACTTCGCCTCGGAAACTTTCCGCTCGCGCGGCATCGGCGTGGACCGCGCGGCGCGCGCCGGGCTGACCTGCGTCGAAAAATATCTCGGCCAGCGCATTCCCGAATTTAAGGACTCGTGGCACGACTGA
- a CDS encoding acyl-CoA/acyl-ACP dehydrogenase, translating into MSDQALAAQLAEPGNLSFDLGKEKEFLRKNIRALVEREAPPEYAREMDEKEEFPHKIWKALAEGGFLGIPIAEAYGGAGGDVLDMTIVVEELARRSGSIGLTFFMSSCFGAKTLQLCASEEQKRKYLPLLAQGKIMFSLSLTEPDGGTDVLGAMKTNAVDKGDHFLLNGQKVWTTSANVADYLIVVARTNDKVAKKADGISVFLVDKNAPGVKLRKLDKLGIRATQSFEIFYDNVKVPRENLLGEKDKGFYQILGMLNNERILTAALCLGEAQAAFDDALQYAKERKAFGRPIGQFQAIQHKIAWMRTKVELIRLMTYKAAWLQSMGRDCAIEANMAKLVAADFGGEVTDGGMQVLGGYCYSREYDMQRYWRDIRLHKVGPVSDEMILNFIGERLGLPKSY; encoded by the coding sequence ATGTCGGACCAAGCACTTGCTGCACAGTTGGCGGAGCCGGGAAATCTGAGCTTCGATCTCGGCAAGGAAAAAGAGTTCCTCCGCAAAAATATCCGTGCGCTCGTCGAGCGCGAGGCCCCGCCCGAATACGCCCGCGAGATGGACGAAAAGGAAGAGTTTCCCCACAAGATCTGGAAGGCCCTGGCCGAAGGCGGCTTCCTGGGCATCCCCATCGCCGAAGCCTACGGCGGCGCCGGCGGCGACGTCCTCGACATGACCATCGTCGTCGAGGAGCTCGCCCGCCGCAGCGGCTCCATCGGCCTCACCTTTTTCATGTCCAGCTGTTTCGGCGCCAAGACCCTGCAGCTCTGCGCCAGTGAAGAGCAGAAGCGCAAATATCTCCCGCTTCTGGCCCAGGGCAAGATCATGTTCTCGCTCTCTCTCACCGAGCCCGACGGCGGCACGGACGTTCTCGGCGCCATGAAGACCAACGCCGTCGACAAGGGCGACCACTTCCTCCTCAACGGCCAGAAGGTCTGGACCACCAGCGCCAACGTCGCCGACTACCTCATCGTCGTGGCCCGCACCAACGACAAGGTCGCCAAGAAGGCCGACGGCATCTCCGTCTTCCTCGTGGACAAGAACGCCCCCGGCGTCAAGCTGCGCAAGCTTGACAAGCTCGGCATCCGCGCCACGCAGTCTTTCGAGATCTTCTACGACAACGTCAAGGTCCCCCGGGAAAACCTCCTCGGCGAAAAGGACAAGGGCTTCTACCAGATTCTCGGCATGCTCAATAACGAGCGCATCCTTACCGCCGCCCTCTGCCTCGGCGAGGCCCAGGCCGCTTTCGACGACGCCCTGCAGTACGCCAAGGAACGCAAGGCTTTCGGGCGGCCTATCGGCCAGTTCCAGGCCATCCAGCACAAGATCGCCTGGATGCGCACCAAGGTCGAACTCATTCGCCTGATGACCTACAAGGCCGCTTGGCTGCAGTCCATGGGCCGTGACTGCGCCATCGAAGCCAACATGGCCAAGCTCGTCGCCGCGGATTTCGGCGGCGAAGTCACTGACGGCGGCATGCAGGTCTTGGGCGGCTACTGCTACAGCCGCGAGTACGACATGCAGCGCTACTGGCGCGACATCCGCCTTCACAAGGTCGGCCCGGTCAGCGACGAGATGATCCTCAACTTCATCGGCGAGCGCCTCGGCCTCCCGAAGAGCTACTAG
- a CDS encoding VOC family protein → MPKVKFDHVSFLVRDLNATIKDYQQMLAVLDPEQGKQIVWGEGVEQGYKLRWATFVNPNGAALQFFESENPYDLKLLEKYGERVHHIAFTSDDIQKTVSDLDKAGIPLTSKELSGPGNMPWLKWTFVPPKKAHGVLIEVATRYKVENGQWVKDY, encoded by the coding sequence ATGCCAAAGGTTAAATTCGACCACGTCTCCTTCCTGGTTCGCGACCTGAACGCCACCATCAAGGACTACCAGCAGATGCTCGCCGTGCTCGATCCCGAGCAGGGCAAGCAGATCGTCTGGGGGGAGGGCGTCGAGCAGGGCTACAAGCTCCGCTGGGCCACTTTCGTCAACCCCAACGGCGCCGCCCTGCAGTTCTTCGAGAGCGAGAACCCCTACGACCTCAAGCTGCTGGAAAAATACGGCGAGAGGGTGCACCATATTGCCTTCACCTCGGACGACATCCAGAAGACGGTGAGCGACCTCGACAAGGCGGGCATCCCGCTGACCAGCAAGGAACTCTCCGGTCCGGGCAACATGCCGTGGCTCAAGTGGACCTTCGTGCCCCCGAAAAAGGCCCACGGCGTCCTTATCGAAGTCGCCACGCGCTACAAGGTGGAAAACGGCCAGTGGGTGAAGGACTATTGA
- a CDS encoding Zn-ribbon domain-containing OB-fold protein, with translation MAEKTGKPEKKKDDGLKVPWLLSVEYEYAAGYFATRFFRELRDTGRIWGIRCPSCERVYIPPRPICGICATKTGEWVEVSDEGVIVGCTVVNVPFIDPMTGEQRPVPYGFAIIRLDGASTALYHFLEETDPRKLGVGKRVKAVFRPDRQGTMLDIKHFRLLE, from the coding sequence GTGGCAGAAAAGACCGGCAAGCCGGAAAAGAAAAAAGACGACGGGCTGAAAGTGCCCTGGCTCCTCAGCGTCGAATACGAATATGCCGCCGGGTATTTTGCCACCCGGTTCTTCCGGGAGCTCCGCGACACCGGGCGCATCTGGGGCATTCGCTGCCCCTCCTGCGAGCGCGTCTATATTCCCCCGCGCCCCATCTGCGGCATCTGCGCCACGAAGACTGGCGAGTGGGTCGAGGTCAGCGACGAAGGCGTGATCGTCGGCTGCACCGTGGTCAATGTCCCCTTCATCGACCCCATGACCGGCGAGCAGCGCCCCGTCCCTTACGGCTTCGCCATCATCCGTCTCGACGGCGCTTCCACCGCCCTCTACCACTTTCTCGAAGAGACCGACCCCAGGAAACTCGGCGTCGGCAAGCGCGTCAAGGCCGTCTTCCGCCCCGATCGCCAGGGCACGATGCTGGACATCAAGCATTTCCGGTTGCTGGAGTAA
- a CDS encoding 3-oxoacid CoA-transferase subunit A, with the protein MKQKIYPTLDAAVADIHDGATIMFGGFGGAGFPNNLIQALARKGTRNITAISNNCGTNEGELSQLFKTRQIKHMIASFPGPRSLYFQEQFAKGEVTVELNAQGILCERMRSAASGIYGFYTAVGVGTEVAIGKEERVINGRRVILEMPLAADYALIKAEKADGLGNLVYRKAARNFNPIMAMAAKTTIVEVEEIVPVGALDPEVIVTPSIFVHRIVQAKGIRYAG; encoded by the coding sequence ATGAAACAGAAGATCTATCCGACACTCGATGCCGCTGTCGCCGATATTCACGACGGCGCGACCATCATGTTTGGCGGCTTCGGCGGCGCCGGCTTCCCCAACAATCTTATCCAGGCCCTCGCCCGCAAGGGCACGCGCAACATCACCGCCATCAGCAACAACTGTGGCACCAACGAAGGCGAGCTCAGCCAGCTCTTCAAGACCAGGCAGATCAAGCACATGATCGCTTCCTTCCCCGGCCCCCGCTCCCTCTACTTCCAGGAGCAGTTCGCCAAGGGCGAGGTCACCGTGGAGCTGAATGCCCAGGGCATTCTCTGCGAACGCATGCGCTCCGCGGCTTCCGGCATCTACGGCTTCTACACCGCCGTCGGCGTGGGCACCGAAGTGGCCATCGGCAAGGAAGAACGCGTCATCAACGGCCGCCGCGTCATTCTCGAAATGCCCCTGGCCGCCGACTACGCCCTGATCAAGGCCGAAAAGGCCGACGGGCTCGGCAATCTCGTCTATCGCAAGGCCGCCCGCAATTTCAATCCCATCATGGCCATGGCCGCTAAGACCACCATCGTGGAAGTCGAGGAGATCGTTCCCGTGGGTGCGCTCGACCCTGAAGTCATCGTCACTCCCTCGATCTTTGTGCACCGCATCGTTCAGGCCAAGGGGATTCGTTATGCCGGATAA
- a CDS encoding TetR/AcrR family transcriptional regulator, with the protein MRQKSDRTPAATASLRARQLDRPRPRSKSGGRLEEVLNSAAKIFFSKGFHGTTIEDVARDVGMLKGSLYYYIKSKEDLLYQLLFAVIEQGDAYIAKNIDPAGDPVVQLRRALEAQIDYIIQNRVRVGLFLHEFDTLSGKRQYKVVAVMTRYNNRFVELVRRGQQQGKFMEGDPILLVNGFLGMINWIYRWFHADDPTEPAEIKRVFVQIIMKGLSKS; encoded by the coding sequence TTGCGGCAAAAATCTGATCGCACACCAGCGGCCACGGCATCTCTGCGCGCGCGCCAGCTCGACCGGCCCCGCCCGCGCTCCAAATCCGGCGGCCGCCTCGAGGAAGTGCTCAACAGCGCGGCCAAGATCTTTTTCTCCAAAGGTTTTCACGGCACCACCATCGAGGACGTCGCCCGCGACGTCGGCATGCTCAAGGGCTCCCTCTATTACTACATCAAGTCCAAGGAGGACCTGCTCTACCAGCTCCTCTTCGCCGTCATCGAGCAGGGCGATGCGTACATCGCCAAGAACATCGATCCCGCTGGCGATCCCGTGGTGCAGCTCCGCCGCGCCCTCGAGGCCCAGATCGATTACATCATCCAGAACCGCGTGCGCGTCGGCCTCTTCCTCCACGAATTCGACACCCTCTCCGGAAAGCGCCAGTACAAGGTCGTCGCCGTGATGACCCGTTACAACAACCGCTTCGTCGAACTCGTGCGCCGCGGCCAGCAGCAGGGAAAATTCATGGAGGGCGATCCCATCCTCCTCGTCAACGGTTTCCTCGGCATGATCAACTGGATCTATCGCTGGTTCCATGCCGACGACCCCACCGAGCCCGCGGAGATCAAGCGCGTTTTTGTCCAGATCATCATGAAGGGATTGTCCAAGTCCTAA